From the genome of Aspergillus oryzae RIB40 DNA, chromosome 4:
TGTCCCTGTGTAGACAATGAATGGATGTATTTCATGGCTTCATGGATCGACTTAACCCGGTTGGCTAAAGATATCACCGACACGCATTTCCCAGCAATAGCCAGAAGCGGTGATCAGACGAGGAACTTAGGATCTTCAGAAGACTGGGACAGCATGTTATACCGCTGGCAAGCCAGCCGGCCAACATTAAGTGAACTGCACCGACTGCTGTTCTGTTACTTCACCTGCTAATAAGACTCACAGATTCCCATCTGGAATCCATCCTTCACATCGAATACCAATATCTCCAAGTCTTCACAAACTCCATTAAAGTCCAATCCCTGGTTGAAAACATCCTCAACTCACCTACCCAGTCTGCCAGCACTGACCGCACCTGCATCGATGAAGTAATCAACAGGTCATCTGAGATCCTACAATGGTTACTCATCCAGCCCAGCATTCAATACCTCCCCATCCGCGTCTTCCTACGAATCATCAGTTCCTCAATTTTCCTCATGAAAGCCTTGGCACTAGGCGTCCGAACCACACAGCTTCACACCTCATTAAACCTCCTTGAACAGACGATCAGTACCCTACAATCGAGCTCATTAGACGACATGCAGCTCGTATCGCAATATGCATCCCTATTGCAGATCCACGTTTCTCGTCTGCGACAGACCTTCATGACTTCGGCAcaggagagggagaaggacgTTCAATCGGAAGGTCAAGAAAATACCAATACGATATCACTAGCCGGGCAGACAGAGCTAGTGCAAGGATCTCATGACCCTATGCTCGGGCAGTTAGATGAAGGTGGGGATGATTGGCTGTGGTTGCCTATTGATCCACTCATGGCGCCCTTTGGCACTTGGGATGATAGTGGTCAGTTGGATTATGGATTGAATGCGGCGCATTTGGACTTGGACTTTATTTGGAATTTGCCGCCGTGAAGGGTGCTTTCAGGTTTGTGGTTGGAGCCTCTGCTCGAAATGGCCCTTGTATAGGTCAACCATGTTAAGGCTCGATAGGTGGGTTAACGGAAGAATATATTTGTTTGCCCTACACCAACATATATCATAATTCAGTTTAGAGAAGGCTACCGCCTACAATGTTACCAGCTCAAGGCTCAGTTTAGATCCAAGAAATAATTATTGTCCTCAACTATCGGTGAACACTAAGCCCTAACCCCTTCCGTGGCCAGGCCTATTGTGGCCATACCAGGTGATATACGATATCAATGAATAGCTCCGTATTATAACATCCCAACATGTCATTTGCCGAGCTAAAAGAGCATGGATAGAATGGCACGATCCTAGCCTGCCAAGCTTTCAACCAACGAGGCTGGCCTTGGCTTCAAGGGTCGGGGGGAAACAAAGAGGACATAGCAAGGATTGAGATCCTGAACTGCAGGgagaccaagaccaacaTCGCTGGCCCTAAGCTCTCAGCCCCAACGTTCCAGGCcgaaataaaatatatattaaccCGTTTGCCGATGCACTGGACAGAAAGTGACTTACATTATCCTCTAGTCAATTTTACGCTTTGGAGTTCCGCGACCATGGCCAACATCCCATTCCCAACCGTGCCCTATCCGCCAATGGAGCCACCGGCTCACCgtgagaagaagatgaaggtgcTTGCGCTGGGCATGTCACGCACCGGGACCATGTGTGGGTGAACCCCATTCCTAGGTCCAATAGAGAATATGAGAGCTAACAATAAATAAAGCATTATACGTTGCACTGAAGAAGCTAGGATACAACAGCTATCATATGGCAGAATGTTCCCTAGACCAACACAATGGGTCGCTAGGCCTCTGGACGAAAGCCATCAACGCAAAATTCCATGGCAACGGTCGGAAGTTTTCGGGCGCAGATTTTGACCGAATGCTTTGGCGCTATGATGTGAATCCCGCCCCCTGTCTTACTAGCCTCATTATATACCACAGTGGGCAACACTAATCCGTTAGTCAGGCTGTGACCGATATTCCCTGCATTCTGTTCGCCGAAGAACTCATGGATGCATATCCCGACGCGCAAATCGTTTTGACTACGCGGCCGGTTGATTCCTGGTTGCCGTCTATGCAGCAGACGTTTTATGCAATCTTAAGTTGGAAGCGCTGGGCTTTGCTTGAGTTCATTGATAGAGTACCTACCCATCGCACCCCTGGTCCCCCCTATTCTGGATTTGTTTCTAAAAGTTTCGAAGTCCTACATAGGCCTATACATCCCTCTCCTCCGGTCCTCTCTATCTGTATGGACCGGCGGAAACTGGCAGGATACAAGCCGTCTCCCTACCGGCTTTGAAGCCCACTATGACCAAGTCCATGCTGCCGCGCGGGCACGTGGACGTAAAGTGCTTGAGTTCAAGGTCCAGGATGGCTGGGATCCTCTCTGCCAGTTTCTAGGAAAGGAAGTCCCGAGTGAACCGTTCCCTCATGTCAATGAAGGTGATTTTATTGCTAGATTTCATGTCATTATTTTCTGGGTGCGGCTGGTAGGCTTGGCGAAGAAGGGCTTGATATGGGCTTCccctgttgttgctgttggggcTGCTTGGTGGTATTTTGGCTGAGTGGTATAAGGGCCATGAGTCAGTTTGACGATATTTTAATCAAAGAAACGCGCCTAAGTAAAACTGAGGAGCATTTGGCCATGGCACAGGCCTGGTGTTGCGCTTAGTAGATACAAAGACAGAATAGGCAAGCCGGACTATTTTTCGTGTATCTGTATAAGTTCGTCACAATTGAATATGCAATCCGATTTGTTTATGTATCTAACTATCTGATCCAAAAATATATGACACTCTGGTGGATCCAACacaaatcaaaagaaatacGGAAGATCCAACGGGAGCACGAGGGTTTGTGATCACTGGCGCAGTTATTTAGACTTGCATTCTAGACCACAACATCGTTAGCGGCGTATCTCTCAGGTTGACAGGGATATACTATCTCCACGTGGTCAAGACGTATCGGTCATATTGAATATTGATGATGTAGTCTTGAAAATTGTCGCCTCCAATGCCGGGAACGCGCTCTTCTGGATCCTTCAACTTTGTAAGTGTTCTGCCGTATAGCTCATATAGCTCGGCCTTCAACTCTATAGAAGTGGTACCAAATAACtcaggatatatatagccgaGCCTTTCCCAGTGTTGAGTATCATTCGAGGAATAAAATGAACCTTGACTGTCCTTATGGAATGGCAGCAAGGGATCAGTTGGCTTTGGGTCGCCTTCAACACGGTCGTCGAACCACTTGTCAGGATTCAAGTACTGCCAGATTGCCAGAATCCTTAGCCGTTCCATAGGTTACCCTCAAACAGAAGTACGCTCACTGAAGACATTGTTCGGCATTATCTTGGTAGTTGCGTAACAAAGTCTCGTCACAATCATACCCCTAACAGCTTTCAATTGGATCACAGACAGATGAACCTACAAAAcctctggaaagaaaacatttATTGACGACGACCATAAATCCTGAGAGTTCGAGTAGCCTC
Proteins encoded in this window:
- a CDS encoding uncharacterized protein (predicted protein), which produces MLWRYDSYIGLYIPLLRSSLSVWTGGNWQDTSRLPTGFEAHYDQVHAAARARGRKVLEFKVQDGWDPLCQFLGKEVPSEPFPHVNEGDFIARFHVIIFWVRLVGLAKKGLIWASPVVAVGAAWWYFG
- a CDS encoding fungal specific transcription factor domain-containing protein (predicted protein); this translates as MFPLSPVLTDFYNTPENHYWLVTQEPMLCCTILMISSRYHVLPGLGGTSRAYSIHNRLWQHCQHLILRIMLGQEKLSKAKTRHVGSIEALLLMCEWYPRALNFPLENDGWDSDLILTEPDLRDPPAPASEIPMSDRWKEDVVEPTRRSDRMSWMLVSTALALAHELGIFKNDNGKRKDEYDVTGMRSDAGVYLQQLEWRRRRLPSLLYVFANMLASRLGCTSLIPEIPIVNAAEGVTGCPCVDNEWMYFMASWIDLTRLAKDITDTHFPAIARSGDQTRNLGSSEDWDSMLYRWQASRPTLNSHLESILHIEYQYLQVFTNSIKVQSLVENILNSPTQSASTDRTCIDEVINRSSEILQWLLIQPSIQYLPIRVFLRIISSSIFLMKALALGVRTTQLHTSLNLLEQTISTLQSSSLDDMQLVSQYASLLQIHVSRLRQTFMTSAQEREKDVQSEGQENTNTISLAGQTELVQGSHDPMLGQLDEGGDDWLWLPIDPLMAPFGTWDDSGQLDYGLNAAHLDLDFIWNLPP